One genomic segment of Nonomuraea coxensis DSM 45129 includes these proteins:
- a CDS encoding sensor histidine kinase, which yields MIIHPLPPPREPTGLGRLPLARWFLFIGAVAGTAFAAGAVTTMMMIADTQALSPRPEVDAQVARLNGALTVLFAVLLACGVGLAFIVRYAVLKPIRQLTEQVRTVAAGDFDHALHVDRPAELAELSSHVDAMRDRIVSAWRTASDQAEELRRSNGELEQFAYVASHDLQEPLRKVASFTQMLEQRYGPQLDDRARQYIHYAVDGAKRMQLLINDLLDFSRVGRVTGARTTVDSGAALDQALDNLSATIEDTGATVTRGELPAIHGNRVQLTQLFQNLVENAVKFRSEEPPRVHVEARREGEMWEFSCADNGIGVEPKYADRIFLIFQRLHARDVYPGTGIGLALCRKIVEFHGGQLWLDDTGEGRGATFRWTLPPAGGADE from the coding sequence GTGATCATCCATCCCCTGCCGCCCCCGAGGGAGCCGACCGGGCTCGGCCGGCTGCCGCTCGCCCGCTGGTTCCTGTTCATCGGCGCGGTGGCGGGCACGGCCTTCGCCGCCGGCGCCGTGACCACGATGATGATGATCGCCGACACCCAGGCCCTGTCCCCCCGCCCCGAGGTGGACGCGCAGGTCGCGCGGCTCAACGGGGCGCTGACCGTGCTGTTCGCGGTGCTGCTGGCCTGCGGCGTGGGGCTCGCGTTCATCGTGCGCTACGCCGTGCTGAAGCCCATCCGCCAGCTCACCGAGCAGGTGCGCACGGTGGCGGCCGGCGACTTCGACCACGCCCTGCACGTCGACCGTCCGGCCGAGCTGGCGGAGCTGTCCAGCCACGTCGACGCCATGCGCGACCGCATCGTGTCGGCCTGGCGGACGGCCAGCGACCAGGCCGAGGAGCTGCGCCGCTCCAACGGCGAGCTGGAGCAGTTCGCGTACGTGGCCAGCCACGACCTCCAGGAGCCGCTGCGCAAGGTCGCGAGCTTCACGCAGATGCTGGAGCAGCGCTACGGCCCGCAGCTCGACGACCGGGCCCGCCAGTACATCCACTACGCGGTGGACGGCGCCAAGCGCATGCAGCTCCTGATCAACGACCTGCTGGACTTCTCCAGGGTCGGCCGGGTCACCGGCGCGCGCACCACGGTCGACTCCGGCGCGGCCCTCGACCAGGCGCTGGACAACCTCTCGGCGACGATCGAGGACACCGGGGCCACGGTGACGAGGGGCGAGCTGCCCGCGATCCACGGCAACCGGGTGCAGCTCACCCAGCTCTTCCAGAACCTCGTCGAGAACGCGGTGAAGTTCCGCTCGGAGGAGCCCCCGCGCGTGCACGTCGAGGCCCGGCGGGAGGGCGAGATGTGGGAGTTCAGCTGCGCCGACAACGGCATCGGCGTCGAGCCCAAGTACGCCGACCGCATCTTCCTGATCTTCCAGCGCCTGCACGCCCGCGACGTCTATCCGGGCACCGGCATCGGGCTGGCGCTGTGCCGCAAGATCGTCGAGTTTCACGGCGGGCAGCTCTGGCTGGACGACACCGGCGAGGGCCGGGGCGCGACGTTCCGCTGGACGCTGCCGCCGGCGGGAGGCGCCGATGAGTGA
- a CDS encoding response regulator, producing MSEGRPIEVLLVEDDQGDILLTREAFDLNKVRNRLHVVNDGEQAVAFLRREGSYAGVPCPDLILLDLNLPRMSGLEVLSEIKADPALATIPVVVLTTSEAEEDILHSYRLHANAYVTKPVDFEQFIRVVRQIDDFFVTVVKLPAHG from the coding sequence ATGAGTGAGGGACGGCCGATCGAGGTGCTGCTGGTCGAGGACGACCAGGGCGACATCCTGCTCACCCGCGAGGCGTTCGACCTCAACAAGGTGCGCAACCGGCTGCACGTGGTCAACGACGGCGAGCAGGCGGTGGCGTTCCTGCGCCGGGAGGGGAGCTACGCGGGCGTGCCGTGCCCCGACCTGATCCTGCTCGACCTCAACCTGCCGCGGATGAGCGGGCTGGAGGTGCTGAGCGAGATCAAGGCGGACCCGGCGCTGGCCACGATCCCGGTGGTGGTCCTGACGACGTCGGAGGCGGAGGAGGACATCCTGCACAGCTACCGGCTGCACGCCAACGCGTACGTCACCAAGCCTGTCGATTTTGAGCAGTTCATCCGGGTTGTGCGCCAAATAGACGATTTTTTCGTGACCGTGGTTAAGTTGCCGGCCCATGGGTAG
- a CDS encoding fumarate reductase/succinate dehydrogenase flavoprotein subunit, with protein sequence MEIERHEYDVVVIGAGGAGLRAAIEARQQGKRTAIVCKSLFGKAHTVMAEGGAAAAMGNVNPDDNWMVHFRDTMRGGKFLNNWRMAELHAKEAPDRVWELEAWGALFDRTKDGKISQRNFGGHEYPRLAHVGDRTGLELIRTLQQRVVALQQEDYENHGDYEAYIKVFAECTVTRLLKDGERISGAFGYWRETGNLVLFDTPAVVLATGGIGKSYVVTSNSWEYTGDGHALALLAGAKLINMEFIQFHPTGMVWPPSVRGILVTESVRGDGGVLRNSEGKRFMFDYIPDVFKDKYATTEEEGDRWYTDQANNRRPPELLPRDEVARAINAEVKAGRGSPQGGVFLDVSTRLPAEEIKKRLPSMHHQFKELADVDITAEPMQVGPTCHYIMGGVEVDADTGAADVPGLFAAGEVSGGMHGSNRLGGNSLSDLLVFGRRAGAGAAAYVDGLPARPKVSPESVESAREEALAPLGRSGENPYEVHHELQRTMNDLVGIIRKAEEVAEALQTVEKLKERVRMVGAGGSRIYNPGWHLALDLRNMVLVSECVARAALLREESRGGHTRDDFPGMNPEWRRKLLVCSSEDGSSVQVVEKEQPPMRDDLITLFDRDELQKYLTDEEMAEFDGIAKKS encoded by the coding sequence GTGGAAATCGAACGTCACGAATACGACGTCGTCGTCATCGGCGCGGGCGGAGCCGGCCTGCGCGCCGCGATCGAGGCCCGGCAGCAGGGCAAGAGGACGGCGATCGTCTGCAAGTCGCTGTTCGGCAAGGCGCACACCGTCATGGCCGAGGGTGGCGCCGCCGCCGCGATGGGCAACGTCAACCCCGACGACAACTGGATGGTGCACTTCCGCGACACCATGCGCGGCGGCAAGTTCCTCAACAACTGGCGCATGGCCGAGCTGCACGCCAAGGAGGCGCCCGACCGGGTCTGGGAGCTGGAGGCCTGGGGCGCGCTGTTCGACCGCACCAAGGACGGCAAGATCAGCCAGCGGAACTTCGGCGGTCACGAGTACCCGCGGCTCGCACACGTGGGCGACCGTACCGGCCTGGAGCTGATCCGCACCCTCCAGCAGCGCGTGGTCGCGCTGCAGCAGGAGGACTACGAGAACCACGGCGACTACGAGGCCTACATCAAGGTCTTCGCCGAGTGCACGGTCACCCGGCTGCTCAAGGACGGCGAGCGCATCTCCGGCGCGTTCGGCTACTGGCGCGAGACCGGCAACCTCGTCCTCTTCGACACCCCGGCCGTGGTCCTCGCCACCGGCGGCATCGGCAAGTCGTACGTCGTCACCTCCAACTCCTGGGAGTACACCGGCGACGGGCACGCCCTGGCCCTGCTGGCCGGCGCGAAGCTCATCAACATGGAGTTCATCCAGTTCCACCCCACGGGGATGGTCTGGCCGCCGTCCGTGCGCGGCATCCTCGTCACCGAGTCCGTCCGCGGCGACGGCGGGGTGCTGCGCAACTCCGAGGGCAAGCGCTTCATGTTCGACTACATCCCCGACGTCTTCAAGGACAAGTACGCGACCACCGAGGAGGAGGGCGACCGCTGGTACACCGACCAGGCCAACAACCGGCGCCCGCCCGAGCTGCTGCCCCGTGACGAGGTGGCCCGCGCGATCAACGCCGAGGTCAAGGCCGGTCGCGGATCACCGCAGGGCGGCGTGTTCCTCGACGTGTCCACCCGGCTGCCCGCCGAGGAGATCAAGAAGCGGCTGCCGTCGATGCACCACCAGTTCAAGGAGCTGGCCGACGTCGACATCACCGCCGAGCCCATGCAGGTGGGCCCGACCTGCCACTACATCATGGGCGGCGTCGAGGTGGACGCCGACACCGGCGCGGCCGACGTCCCCGGTCTGTTCGCGGCCGGCGAGGTGTCCGGCGGCATGCACGGCTCCAACCGGCTGGGCGGCAACTCGCTGTCCGACCTGCTGGTGTTCGGGCGCCGGGCGGGCGCGGGCGCGGCCGCGTACGTGGACGGGCTCCCCGCCCGGCCCAAGGTCAGCCCCGAGTCCGTCGAGTCGGCCCGCGAGGAGGCGCTCGCCCCGCTCGGCCGCAGCGGCGAGAACCCGTACGAGGTGCACCACGAGCTGCAGCGGACCATGAACGACCTGGTCGGCATCATCCGCAAGGCCGAGGAGGTCGCCGAGGCGCTGCAGACCGTGGAGAAGCTCAAGGAGCGCGTGCGCATGGTCGGGGCGGGCGGGTCCCGCATCTACAACCCCGGCTGGCACCTCGCGCTCGACCTGCGCAACATGGTGCTGGTGTCGGAGTGCGTGGCGAGGGCCGCGCTGCTGCGCGAGGAGAGCCGCGGCGGGCACACCCGCGACGACTTCCCCGGCATGAACCCGGAGTGGCGGCGCAAGCTGCTCGTCTGCTCCAGCGAGGACGGCTCCTCGGTGCAGGTGGTCGAGAAGGAACAGCCCCCCATGCGGGACGACCTGATCACCCTGTTCGACCGGGACGAGCTGCAGAAGTATCTCACCGACGAAGAGATGGCCGAGTTCGACGGGATAGCGAAGAAGTCATGA
- a CDS encoding succinate dehydrogenase/fumarate reductase iron-sulfur subunit has product MSYKAKFKVWRGEGGEGKLEDFTVEVNEGEVVLDIIHRLQATQAPDLAVRWNCKAGKCGSCSMEINGKPRLGCMTRMSTFSEDETITVTPMRTFPVIKDLVTDVSFNYQKAREVPSFTPPADVRPGEYRMKQVDVERSQEFRKCIECFMCNNVCHVIRDHEENKANFSGPRFLMRIAELDMHPYDVADRQEAAQSEHGLGYCNITKCCTEVCPEHIKITDNALIPMKERVVDRKYDPLVWLGNKIFRRAKS; this is encoded by the coding sequence ATGAGCTACAAGGCAAAGTTCAAGGTCTGGCGCGGTGAGGGCGGCGAAGGCAAACTCGAGGACTTCACCGTCGAGGTCAACGAGGGCGAGGTCGTCCTCGACATCATCCACCGGCTCCAGGCGACGCAGGCGCCCGACCTGGCCGTACGGTGGAACTGCAAGGCCGGCAAGTGCGGCTCGTGCAGCATGGAGATCAACGGCAAGCCACGGCTGGGCTGCATGACCCGGATGTCCACCTTCTCGGAGGACGAGACCATCACGGTCACGCCGATGCGGACGTTCCCGGTCATCAAGGACCTCGTGACCGACGTGTCCTTCAACTACCAGAAGGCCAGGGAGGTCCCCTCCTTCACGCCGCCCGCCGACGTGCGGCCCGGCGAGTACCGCATGAAGCAGGTCGACGTCGAGCGGTCCCAGGAGTTCCGCAAGTGCATCGAGTGCTTCATGTGCAACAACGTCTGCCACGTGATCCGCGACCATGAGGAGAACAAGGCCAACTTCTCCGGGCCGCGCTTCCTCATGCGGATCGCCGAGCTGGACATGCACCCGTACGACGTGGCCGACCGGCAGGAGGCGGCGCAGTCCGAGCACGGGCTCGGCTACTGCAACATCACCAAGTGCTGCACCGAGGTCTGCCCCGAGCACATCAAGATCACCGACAACGCGCTCATCCCGATGAAGGAGCGCGTCGTGGACCGCAAGTACGACCCGCTGGTGTGGCTGGGCAACAAGATCTTCCGTCGCGCCAAGTCGTGA
- a CDS encoding (deoxy)nucleoside triphosphate pyrophosphohydrolase — protein sequence MSVIVVVAAVIVDPDGRVLAAQRAEPPALAGGWEFPGGKVDPGEGEEEALVRECREELGVEIAVGERVGGDWPLSPGYVMRVWLAALASGTPEAREHMALRWLAPDEYYDVDWLGADLPVMKTVESILLAD from the coding sequence ATGAGCGTGATCGTGGTCGTGGCCGCCGTGATCGTCGACCCGGACGGCCGGGTCCTGGCCGCGCAGCGGGCCGAGCCGCCGGCGCTCGCCGGCGGATGGGAGTTCCCCGGCGGGAAGGTGGACCCCGGCGAGGGCGAGGAGGAGGCGCTGGTCCGGGAGTGCCGCGAGGAACTGGGCGTCGAGATCGCGGTCGGCGAACGCGTCGGCGGCGACTGGCCGCTCTCCCCGGGGTACGTGATGCGCGTCTGGCTGGCCGCCCTCGCCTCGGGCACCCCCGAGGCGCGGGAGCACATGGCGTTGCGGTGGCTGGCGCCGGACGAGTACTACGACGTCGACTGGCTCGGGGCGGACCTGCCCGTCATGAAGACCGTGGAGAGCATCCTCCTGGCTGATTGA
- a CDS encoding NlpC/P60 family protein, whose protein sequence is MNVSRTRLALLVGLAGALLLVLVIVSPMLLMSMPSFISDGRTSFDCTDDAQVEEVSDTATSDIPDDYLKLYKEYGKRIGVQWNILAAVGKRETDHGRSTLPGVRSGTNSAGAAGPMQFLISTWGGKARVPVETPFTGYASDGDGDGIGDVYNPADAILGAARMLKRNGAPENVRQALFVYNRAWWYVDQVEEIARKYAKSGDVKVPPQAEEECDEPLIEAAPTTVVAKILAYALAQRGKPYLWGGTGPDAFDCSGVIYAAYRSAGLQIPRTTFGQWPFGVRVLEGQEQPGDLVFFNAGPGTSANNPGHVGLVVSKGKMLEARCTLCGPIKVTSYSARGNRIGFTRPLQNPAVLDQLQKLQNPAL, encoded by the coding sequence GTGAACGTCTCGCGCACGCGCCTCGCCCTCCTGGTCGGGCTGGCCGGGGCGCTCCTGCTGGTGCTGGTCATCGTCTCGCCGATGCTGCTGATGTCGATGCCCTCGTTCATCAGCGACGGCCGCACCTCGTTCGACTGCACCGACGACGCCCAGGTGGAGGAGGTCTCCGACACCGCCACCTCGGACATCCCCGACGACTACCTGAAGCTCTACAAGGAGTACGGCAAGAGGATCGGCGTCCAGTGGAACATCCTGGCCGCCGTGGGCAAGCGCGAGACCGACCACGGCCGCTCCACGCTGCCCGGCGTGCGCAGCGGCACCAACTCGGCCGGCGCGGCCGGGCCGATGCAGTTCCTCATCTCGACCTGGGGCGGCAAGGCCAGGGTGCCCGTGGAGACGCCGTTCACCGGGTACGCCTCCGACGGCGACGGCGACGGCATCGGCGACGTCTACAACCCGGCCGACGCGATCCTCGGCGCGGCCCGCATGCTGAAGCGCAACGGCGCGCCGGAGAACGTGCGGCAGGCGCTGTTCGTCTACAACCGCGCCTGGTGGTACGTCGACCAGGTCGAGGAGATCGCCAGGAAGTACGCCAAGTCCGGCGACGTGAAGGTGCCGCCGCAGGCGGAGGAGGAGTGCGACGAGCCGCTGATCGAGGCCGCGCCGACGACCGTGGTCGCCAAGATCCTGGCGTACGCGCTGGCGCAGCGCGGCAAGCCGTACCTGTGGGGCGGCACGGGGCCGGACGCCTTCGACTGCTCGGGGGTGATCTACGCGGCGTACCGGTCGGCGGGGCTGCAGATCCCGCGTACGACGTTCGGGCAGTGGCCGTTCGGCGTGCGCGTGTTAGAAGGTCAGGAGCAGCCCGGCGACCTGGTCTTCTTCAACGCCGGGCCGGGCACCTCGGCGAACAACCCGGGACACGTCGGGCTGGTCGTCTCCAAGGGAAAGATGCTGGAGGCCCGGTGCACGCTGTGCGGTCCCATCAAGGTGACCAGCTACTCCGCCCGCGGCAACCGCATCGGCTTCACCCGTCCGCTGCAGAACCCGGCTGTTCTCGACCAGCTCCAGAAGCTGCAGAATCCTGCCCTGTGA